The Mangifera indica cultivar Alphonso unplaced genomic scaffold, CATAS_Mindica_2.1 Un_0044, whole genome shotgun sequence genome includes the window ATTCGCTTTGAGCTCGTATTTCAAAgaacaaaacggtgtcgttttttgcttaaaattattttttttatttgagtgagcGGCTCGCGAGCCGGGCTCGGCTCGCTTAACCAGTGTTCGGATTCGGACtcgttttctttttttgcttaaaattcaggctcgggctcgggctcgggctcggGCTCATTCAAGGCAAGCTCGGGCTTGGGCTTGTTTGagcaaagctcgtttcgagTCCGAACAAGCTCGCTTCGAATCCAGTCCTAGCCATGGCCATGATTTTGCAAAATTATAAACCTTTTCCGCtagatatttaattacaaaataatccACTCACTCACATGCCTTCCTAGTAGAACAAGTCAAAGCTtgttaaatacaaaaaattaggatAGACAACCAAAATAGAACATCTTTAGAAATCTTGAGATTTTTTGTTAACTCACAACAAAAACCATAAGTTATGTAATCTCTAACATAATGGTACAAACAGATGCTATGGAAGGGACTGGGGTCATGCCAAACTAAATCAGACCATGATACAATTGACATCTCGATATCAAAGAGAAGGCAGGTGTTAGTAAATCGAATAATGCtgtcattattaattaaaatgaataagaaTTTAAACAGTAATTTGGCAATGCATGGTTAGTACAACTAACTCCGTACACTCATGACACCATAGAGTTGATCACCTGACTGACTTAACAGAAAAAACCAATAGAATTGCTGTAATGACTCCTAATGGATTTTGCTGCCTAAGGTTGAGTAGTTGTTCCTAACTCTTTTTATCAGTTTGACGCACCTATTGGATGTTGCCccagagaagagaagagaaagagagatttaTTGATCATGAAGTTAAGCCTTCAGAGCCCTACAACGGTTTcacatattctttttttttttaaaaagaaaatgatcacATGTATGTAAGAATAGAGTTGAAAACAACTTTTGTTAAGAAACCAAcacataatacataatcatatataaaagaCGAGAGTGGTTTTTAATGCAGTTTCCAATTCACTGGAACAGCATAAAAATGCATATGAAGGTGTTCCTAAAAATATAGTTGCAAACTATTGAAGATAATCTATATCTCACCAACAAGCTTGATGTCAGTGTTTTCCACCAACCATTTTGCTCCATCCTTCATAAATCCAACATAGCTTGTGTCAAACTCCTTTTTAAACATGAGCTTCCTGAGATTGAACTAAACATTACTTCACAATTCACATATAATTTCTTTGCATTGGAACTATTCTTCtgatttagtaatattttacactccttgaaaaaatttaaatgaacaGTATCAGGCTCAGGCAAAACCTTTGTAAGATCATATGATATTGGCAGACCTCTTATTGGTtaacaaaagaattataatCATTTCAAGACAACACAATTCAcagagaataaagaaaaataaataaacagagTCAAGCAAGTTTCTTTATTAGAAGCAGCAAATTTGTGTCATGCGTGTAAGAAAATCCTTTCAAGCAAGTATTAGGGACCTAATTAACATATGTAAGTGTATCACGTAAAATACCAACTCAAAACTAAAAACTAAAACATTAACATGGTCCACAATAAAtggaaattttattgatataaattttaccTGTCTGTATTTAACGTCCTAAAAAGCACACGGCGTACTCCCTTCGGAATATGTAAGGACTCCATTACTTCAGCTGTAAAAAATAGATTTGTTTATAGATTGAACATGAAATAAGCTTATCATTTATCAGAGATCAACTTTACACATACAGAGTTACTATGCAAACTTATAGAGCATTGATGCATAGTTACCACATCATCTAGTTAATTTACttcatttgttttaaaattacactGCTCTAATCACATCATTTCTCATTGGTTGCAAAGTTAGTTTGGACAGggaatgtatatatttaaattttaacagcTTAAAAATATGTTATGCAACAgggtaaatataaattatttaggCATATAAGCACAAAAAATAAGGCCGTattaaaagaaaacttatttGAACTTTGTCACTGAAACTAAGTTAACTAACCAATTAACGTTTTCAATGGCTGAAAAAAGCCTTCAACAAGAAAAGCATAACAAACTTTGTTTCTAAAATTGCAGAAAGAAGCAACAAACATCATACCTGTTATGTTCTTATCTCTTGGAACGTCAACTAACAGCGCAGGCCCTACACACAATACTCCAATCAAACacatagtaataaaaaattaaaatcacaaaacACAGTGTTAAACCAGCAACTAATTAATCACCGTTCAACACGTGCAAGTCAAGAGTATCAACGTCGAAGCCGGCATCAAAATAATGATCGAACACGTGACCAGGGGCATCCACGTGAGTTCCAGTGTGCGTCGGGAGCTTCATCTCTGAGTTGTTAGCGAGCGAGCCGTTCTTAATGCTAGCAGGAAGCCATAAGAACTGTCCAAGTCCCTCCATCTTGTCCCAAGACGGCATGTCTTCCGTATAACGATGGCTGATATCATAGATTTGGCCTTCACCGTAAATCTCTCTTCGGACCGGCTTTAGTTCGCCGGATAGAGCGCAATCGTCGTTGTCAACGCCGGGGATTGACGGATAGGTGGTGTTTGCTGCGACAGTGAGTGTAATTGAAGTGAGAAAAAGCAGCAGAGACGAAGTGGTTTTAGCCATGATTCAGAGTTTACGGTTGTGCAAACGTTGACAAAGGAGACACACAAAggattcatataaaataaaaattagaggCAAGTATTGaatcaaatgttttaaaaattatagtttaatttgttctgatttttaaaatagtttaaattgggttagaattttttatactatttttttagtttgaattacgGGTTGGatgatttttaaactgaactaaatcgtaaccatatttttttaaaatgtatatatataattatatttgataaaattttttaataagtaattaggtgtacaatttgtcatttcatatttattttgttatttttttatatgtatatatatattatatttattttacacatatat containing:
- the LOC123206633 gene encoding cyclase-like protein 2, translating into MAKTTSSLLLFLTSITLTVAANTTYPSIPGVDNDDCALSGELKPVRREIYGEGQIYDISHRYTEDMPSWDKMEGLGQFLWLPASIKNGSLANNSEMKLPTHTGTHVDAPGHVFDHYFDAGFDVDTLDLHVLNGPALLVDVPRDKNITAEVMESLHIPKGVRRVLFRTLNTDRKLMFKKEFDTSYVGFMKDGAKWLVENTDIKLVGIDYLSVAAYDDLLPAHYVFLEGREIILVEGLKLDGVPAGIYSVHCLHLRLLGAEGSPIRCILIK